In Lujinxingia sediminis, the sequence CTTCCTGGACAAGGTGGCCCAGATCGAAGCTCTCGTTGAAGAGTTCCATCTTGCCCGCCTCGACTTTGGAGAGGTCGAGGATGTCGTTGATAAGCGAGAGGAGGTGGTTGGCGGATGCGTGCACCTTGCTGAGATCGCGAGCGACGCTTGCAAGGTCGAGGGCGTCGATGCCGTGGCTGAGATCTTCCTGGATGAGTTCGGTGTAACCGATGACGGCGTTGAGCGGCGTGCGCAGCTCGTGGCTCATGTTGGCCAGAAAGGCGCTCTTGGCGCGGCTGGCTTCCAGGGCACGTTGTTCGGCCTCGGTGCGCTCTTCGACTTCGCGCTGAAGACGAGCGTTGATCTCGACGAGTTGTTCGGTGCGCTCGGCCACGCGGCGCTCAAGTTCATCGCGGGCCTGGCGCAGCTCTTCTTCCATCTCTTTGCGAGTGGAGATGTCCTGGATGGCCACCAGCGAGCCCCACTGCGAGCCGTCGGCCTCGCGCATGGGCTTGGCGGAGACGAGGCTCCAGAGGCCGCCTCCGTTGCGGTGGGCAAACTGGTGATCGAACATCTCAGCGACGCCCTCGCTGCGTCGCGCGAGGTTATCGCGGGCCCGCTGCGCCCACTCCTCGGTCATGAAGTCGAAGAGGGTCTTGCCGACCATCTCGTTCTGTTCATAACCGAGCATGCTCGCCATGCTGATGTTGGCGTAGACGATCTCGCCATCCATCCTGCAGACGAGAATGCCATCGTTGATGGTCTCAACAATGGTGGCAAAAGGCAGGTCCCCACCCTGCGGCCCCGGAATCGAGATGCGTGTCGCGTCGTCGCGATCTGACATACGCTCGTCCCACTGCGCGCAGCGCGTCCGCAACGTGCGGAAGTGCTGTTGGAAAGAGCGCGGGATGTCGCCCTGGCGAGCCCGCGCGCAGATTGTGAAAAGTACTCAGTCACCTATCACTATCCGGGATTGCGCGCGCGGCTGGCAAGGGGAATTGCCACGCATGAGGTAGGAATTGGGTGATGCGAGGCGGTCGGGGCGGGGGATCTGGGAAGAGGGGTTTGTGTGGAAGGTTTTGATATTGTTGTGGATTTCTGGCTTTCGGTGTGGCGGTAAGACGTGCTTCGGACCGCCATGCGGACGCGCAAAAATCGCGTTTGCGGATGGATGTAACGGGGTGTGTCGGCGTTTCTCCCCTGGACGTGACGACGAGCCGGGGCCAGAGTGCGCGATCGAAGCGCTCTTTTTTGTAGACGACGAGGGATGATGTCACATCGCCATAGTCAGCCTGAATCTCCAGAAGCAGGGGTCCCCGCCGGGGAGCGTTATCTGGGGGTGTTTCGCTACAGCGGGGAGGCGCTGCGTCTGGTGTGGACGACCAGCGCGAGGCTCACCGTGATGCTGGGGCTTTTGACGCTGGTGGCCGGGGTGATGCCGGCGGCGATTGCGTATGTGGGAAAGCTCATCGTCGACCAGGTGGTAGAGGCGGCGGCCTCGGGGCTTGCGACCGATCGCAATCTGGCGCTGGTCTATGTGGCGGTGGAGGCGGGGCTGGTGGTGCTGATGGCCGGAGCGCAGAGGGGGTTGGGCGTGGCCCAGAGCCTGCTGCGCGCGCAGCTGGGCCACCGGGTCAACACGATGATCCTGGAGAAGTCGCTGGAGCTGAGTCTGACGCAGTTCGAAGACAGCGAGTTCTACGACAAACTCACCCGAGCCCGGCGCGAGGCGTCGTCGCGGCCGTTGAGTCTGGTGAATCGCACGTTTTCGCTGGTGCAAAATGCCATCACACTTGTGGGGGCCGCGGTGCTTCTGTGGCAGCTCTCGCCATGGGCGGTGGTGATTTTGTTTGCAGCGGGTCTTCCGGCCTTTCTGGTCGAGACGCGCTTTAGCGGGGAGGCCTTTCGGCTCTTTCGCTGGCGCTCGCCAGAGGCACGCCAGCAGATGTACCTGGAGACGGTGCTGGCCCGCGAAGACTACGCCAAGGAGGTCAAGCTCTTCGGGCTGGGGCCGATGTTGCTGGATCGATATCGGAGGATCTTCGATGTGGTCTATGGCGAGGATCGCAGCCTGACGCTGCGGCGCGGTTTCTGGGGGTATGCGCTGGGGCTGTTGAGCACCGGTGCGTTCTACGGGGCGTATGTCTGGGTGGTGCTTGAGACGGTGTACGGGCGCATCACGCTGGGGGATATGACCATGTATCTCCTGCTCTTTAAGCAGGGGCAGTCGGCGGTCTCGGCCAGCCTGAACTCGGTGGGGGGCATGTATGAGGATAATCTCTACCTCTCCACGCTCTACGAGCTGCTCGATGAGCCGGTGGAGTCGACCGATGAGGGGGTAAGCCAGGGGGAGCGGCCGGGCGACGGACTGCGTTTTGAGGATGTATGGTTTCGCTACCCCGGTCAGGACGATGCGGCACTGCGCGGGTTAAGCCTGCATCTTCCGCCGGGGCAGAAACTTGCGCTGGTGGGGGAGAACGGCTCGGGGAAGACCACGCTGATCAAGCTCTTGACGCGTCTTTATAAGCCCTCGCGCGGGCGGATCTTGCTCGATGGCACCGATCTTCGGGACTGGCAGCTCGGAGAATTGCATCGACGCGTGGGGGTGATCTTTCAGGATTTTGTGCGCTACCAGTTTAAGGTTGGCGAGAACATCGGGGTGGGCGACGTGGCGTTCCTGGAGGATGAGGCGCGCTGGGAGCGGGCGGCGGCCCGGGGGATGGCTGACGACTTTGTGGCGTCGATGCCGGCGGGCTTTCATACGCAGCTGGGGCGGTGGTTTAAAGACGGTCGGGAGCTCTCGGGAGGGCAGTGGCAGAAGATCGCGTTGGCGCGGGCGTTTATGCGCGAGCGCTCCGACATTCTGGTCTTTGATGAGCCCACCTCGGCGATGGACGCACAGGCTGAGTCGGAGGTCTTTGAGCGCATCAAAGAGCTGACGGATCGGCAGATGGCGATCCTGATCTCGCACCGCTTCTCGACGGTGCGAATGGCCGATCGCATCGCGGTGCTTGAAGACGGGCAGATCAGCGAGCTTGGCAGCCATGAGGAGTTGATGCGTGAGGGGGGAACGTACGCGCGCCTCTTTAATCTGCAGGCCGAAGGCTACCGCTGAGTGCCGAGGTGATCGGCCGGTCGCATTGAGAATATGGAGGCGTTGGGGGTATGAGTGCGGCTGCAACTTCTGCTGCCGGAGGCTTTTTTGGAACTGCCCGTTGATGCGATTCGCCCGCAATTTATGGAGGCGCTGCGCGCGCATCCCCGCCACATTTTGACCGCACCGACCGGCTCCGGGAAGTCGACGCGCCTGCCGTTGTGGCTGGCTGAGTTCACCGGGAAGCCAGTGCTGGTGGTCGAGCCCCGGCGAGTGGCGTGCCGCTCGCTGGCGGGGTTTCTGGCGGGGCAGCATGGCGAGGAGGTCGGGGCGTCGGTGGGCTACCGGGTGCGCTTTGAGGATTGCAGCAGCGCCGAGACACGGGTGCTTTTTGCGACGACCGGCATCGCGCTCAGGATGTTGAGCGAGGAGGGCGGTGAGCGGGCGCGTTTTGGAGCGGTGCTCATCGATGAGTTTCACGAGCGCGGCTGGGAGGTCGATGTGCTCAGCGCGGCGCTCCTGCGGGCGCAGGCCACCGGTGGGTATAAGGGGCATGTGGTGCTGACGTCCGCCACGGTTGATGCCGAGGCGATCGCCGGGCGCATCGACGCGATGGTGCATCACGCCAGCGGTCGCACCTATCCGGTGGAGGTTCGCTACGCCGATGACGTTCCGGCACCCACCGGCGATGGGTTGGCCGCAAGGGTGCGTGATGCGCTGGCCGGAGCGCTCGGAAGCGGGGAGGACGACGGGGGCGATGCACTCGTGTTTTTGCCGGGCAAGCGTGAGATTCAGGCCGTTGAAGATGCCCTGGTAGGGCTTTCGCGCGCGCTCAATCTGGAGATCGTGCAGGTGCACGGGAGCCTTCCGGTCGATGAGATTCAGCGAGCATTCAGGCCCGAGGCTCCTCGCCGGCGCGTGTTTCTGGCGACCAATGTGGCGGAGACGTCGGTGACGCTTCCGGGGGTGACGCTGGTGCTCGACAGCGGGCTGGCCCGGATGCGTGTGCACCGGGGAGGGCGCTCGGCGCTGGCGCTGGTGGCGGTGGCCGAGGCGTCGATGGATCAGCGCGCCGGGCGGGCGGGCCGTGTGCGCCAGGGTCGGTGTGTGAGGCTGTGGAGCGAGCGCTACTCGCCAGAGCCTCATGCCGCTCCGGAGATCGAGCGGATTGAGCTCGACGATGTGTTGCTGGCGGCGGCCTCCGTGGGCTTGGAGGGGCGGGCGTTTCTCGATGCCCCCTGGATTTCCATGCCGCCCGGGTTTGCGGTGGAGCAGGCCCGAGCGCGCCTGCGGCGCGCTCGGGCCCTGGACGATCGGGGCCACCTGACGACGCTCGGCCGGGCGCTCGCCACGATGCCGGTGAGTGGTGCCGAGGGGCGTCTGCTCATCGACCCGCCCGCCGAGCTTGCCGCCACGCTCTGCGACCTTGTGGCCATCTTGCAGCGCGGCCAGGACCTGCTCCTTCCCGACCATCTTCTGCGCGGGCGCAACGAGGAGGTTCGCGAGGCCCGGCGCGATCTTTTCGAGGGGCTGCACGACGAGGTCAGCCTGCAGCTCGCCGCGCTTCGTCACGGTGAGGTGCGCCGCCACGGGCTTCGCCCGGCGGCGCTGCGTGAGGTCCGCCAGATCGCCCGCTCGTTGCGCGAGGTGGTGGGCGTAAGCGCCGAGCAGGCCAATGCGCCCCTGGCCTCCTCCGCCGAGCTTGTGCGCCACGCCTTAAAGCGTATCCCGGAGTCGGCCTTTGTGGTGCGAAGCCGCGCGCTCAAAAAACGCGTCGACGGGCGAGCGGTGCGCGGCAAGCCCGAGCCCTGGGGAAATGGCGAGATCGAACTTCTGGTGTGGCCCTTTGCCAGCCCGGCGCTCAAAGATGGGGAGAAAGCGCCGGTCGATCCGGTGGCCGGGGTGATTCTGGATACCTTCTGGATCGGCGATGATGGCACCGGGGTGCGCGGCTCCGGCAAGATGGTGTTGCCCTGCACCTACGCCGACCTCGTGAGCGCTGATGTTGGAGAGCGCAAGATCGGTGAGGTGCGTGCCGGCAACCACCGTGGCGCGCCCTATGTTCGGGCCCGCGTGGAGCGGGCCCTGGCCGGCGTGGCCCTCTCGGCGGCCGAAGAGGCCCTGCGCGGTCCGGAGCTCGTAGAGGCGGCGGCACAAGCCATCCTGGAGGGGCGGATTCTTAAGCCCGCCGGCGAGGATGTGCTCGATGATCTTCATATCTGGGAGGTGCTGGCCGGTTGGCCCACCCTCGATCGCAGCTGGACGGGGGAAGATCCGCCGCCTGCGCCGCACACGTTTCTTATGGAGCGCCTGCGCCTTTTAGGTGTGGAGAGTGAGCAGGACCTGATGCTGGTCGAGCCCGAGGATCTTCGCCCGGATCTGGAAGCGGAGCTAACGATTCACCGCTTTGATCTCGACCCGCTGCGCGAGGAGTTTCCGCGGGTGTGGGAGCATCTGGGCTTTCGCTACCACTGCCAGGTCTCGCCAATGGCCAAACGGGTGACCATGACGCCGATGGACAAGAAGACGGCGCGGGCGGCCGACCCGAAGGCCAACCTCCTGCCGAGATTTCGGGGCTTTAAGGTGCGGTATAAAAACGCCAGCCGCGTCATCGATCTTCGCGGCTGACCTGTTTAGTCGAGCCCCGGCACTCGCCGCGTCGCCCAGGGCACGCCCAGGGTCAGCCCGCGCACGATCATCAGCGAGGTGATGGCTGACCACACCCCGATGAGTCCCCAGCCAAGCGGATTTGTGGCCAGCAGCAGAGCACCGGCGACACCCGCGCTCAAAAGCATCGCCCGAGCCAGAAACCCGAAGGCCTGGGTGCCCATGTAGAGCCCGTCCCAGACAAAGACGAGCGCGTTGAGCGGTTGTAAGACGGCGACGAAGGGGATGAGCATGAGGATGCCGGCGATGACCTCGGCATCGGTGCTAAACGCCTCCGCCAGAAGACCGCCCGAGAGCCAGATGCTCGCGCCCAGCACAAGCCCGGTGGCCAGGCCCCATTGCAAGAGGCGCGCGCCCATCGCGCGGGCCTCCTTCACGTCGTCGCGGCCGATGAAGTTCGCCAGAAGCGCCTGGCCTGCGATGGCGAGCGCGTCGATGAGCAGCGCGAAGAAGCCCCAGAGTTGGTTGGCGACCTGGTGGGCGGCCACGGATTCGGCGCCCTGGCGTGCGGCCACGGCGGTGGCCAGCGTCATGGTGCCCACCAGCGCGCCGGTGCGCAGCAAAAGCGCGCTTCCCACCCGCACCAGCGGCAGCATGCCGCTTAAGGAGGGGGCGAGCAGCGGCACGCGCATCGCCTCGCGGCGACGCACCAGGAGCAGCCACAGAAAGAGCAACGCCCCGGACCACTGGGCCACCACCGTGGCGATCGCAGCCCCGGCGATGCCCCAGCCCAGTCCGAAGATCAAAAGCGGATCGAGCACCAGGTTGATCAGGTTAAGCATCACCGTGACCCACATCGGGGTACGCGTATCTTGAAAGCCGCGAAAGGCCCCGTGGGCTGCCGTGCTGATCAGCAATGCCGGGCCAGCCCAGGCGCGGATCTTCAGGTAGGTGAGGGCAGGCCCGGCGACGTCGCCCGCGGCACCCATCAGCGCAAGAAGCGGCGCGGCGAAGACCAGCAGCGTCGCCGTCATCAACCCGCCGCATATCAAGGCAAGCCACAACGCGTGGCTGACGACTCGGCCGGCCTCCTCAACCTCATCGCGGCCCAGGTGCGCGGCGATCTTCGGGGTGGTCGCATAGGCCAGAAAGTTGAAGACGATAAAGGCCATCGCAAAGAGCGCGCTGTTGATACCCAGCGCGGCCAGCTCTGCGGTGCCGATGCGCCCGACGAAGAATGTGTCGACCAGTGAGACGAGCGGGTCGATGGCCAGGCTGCCAATGGCCGGGATGGCCATCGCCAGGATGGCGCGGTCGTGGCGATGTCGCAGGGGGAGGAGCTCGCGCATCGGGGGCTCGTTGGGGCCGGGGGAAGGAGGGGCAGATCGCCGGGGGGGGGGGCGGCGGTGCAGCAGGTATGTG encodes:
- a CDS encoding ABC transporter ATP-binding protein; the protein is MSHRHSQPESPEAGVPAGERYLGVFRYSGEALRLVWTTSARLTVMLGLLTLVAGVMPAAIAYVGKLIVDQVVEAAASGLATDRNLALVYVAVEAGLVVLMAGAQRGLGVAQSLLRAQLGHRVNTMILEKSLELSLTQFEDSEFYDKLTRARREASSRPLSLVNRTFSLVQNAITLVGAAVLLWQLSPWAVVILFAAGLPAFLVETRFSGEAFRLFRWRSPEARQQMYLETVLAREDYAKEVKLFGLGPMLLDRYRRIFDVVYGEDRSLTLRRGFWGYALGLLSTGAFYGAYVWVVLETVYGRITLGDMTMYLLLFKQGQSAVSASLNSVGGMYEDNLYLSTLYELLDEPVESTDEGVSQGERPGDGLRFEDVWFRYPGQDDAALRGLSLHLPPGQKLALVGENGSGKTTLIKLLTRLYKPSRGRILLDGTDLRDWQLGELHRRVGVIFQDFVRYQFKVGENIGVGDVAFLEDEARWERAAARGMADDFVASMPAGFHTQLGRWFKDGRELSGGQWQKIALARAFMRERSDILVFDEPTSAMDAQAESEVFERIKELTDRQMAILISHRFSTVRMADRIAVLEDGQISELGSHEELMREGGTYARLFNLQAEGYR
- a CDS encoding helicase-related protein; amino-acid sequence: MELPVDAIRPQFMEALRAHPRHILTAPTGSGKSTRLPLWLAEFTGKPVLVVEPRRVACRSLAGFLAGQHGEEVGASVGYRVRFEDCSSAETRVLFATTGIALRMLSEEGGERARFGAVLIDEFHERGWEVDVLSAALLRAQATGGYKGHVVLTSATVDAEAIAGRIDAMVHHASGRTYPVEVRYADDVPAPTGDGLAARVRDALAGALGSGEDDGGDALVFLPGKREIQAVEDALVGLSRALNLEIVQVHGSLPVDEIQRAFRPEAPRRRVFLATNVAETSVTLPGVTLVLDSGLARMRVHRGGRSALALVAVAEASMDQRAGRAGRVRQGRCVRLWSERYSPEPHAAPEIERIELDDVLLAAASVGLEGRAFLDAPWISMPPGFAVEQARARLRRARALDDRGHLTTLGRALATMPVSGAEGRLLIDPPAELAATLCDLVAILQRGQDLLLPDHLLRGRNEEVREARRDLFEGLHDEVSLQLAALRHGEVRRHGLRPAALREVRQIARSLREVVGVSAEQANAPLASSAELVRHALKRIPESAFVVRSRALKKRVDGRAVRGKPEPWGNGEIELLVWPFASPALKDGEKAPVDPVAGVILDTFWIGDDGTGVRGSGKMVLPCTYADLVSADVGERKIGEVRAGNHRGAPYVRARVERALAGVALSAAEEALRGPELVEAAAQAILEGRILKPAGEDVLDDLHIWEVLAGWPTLDRSWTGEDPPPAPHTFLMERLRLLGVESEQDLMLVEPEDLRPDLEAELTIHRFDLDPLREEFPRVWEHLGFRYHCQVSPMAKRVTMTPMDKKTARAADPKANLLPRFRGFKVRYKNASRVIDLRG
- a CDS encoding MATE family efflux transporter, with product MRELLPLRHRHDRAILAMAIPAIGSLAIDPLVSLVDTFFVGRIGTAELAALGINSALFAMAFIVFNFLAYATTPKIAAHLGRDEVEEAGRVVSHALWLALICGGLMTATLLVFAAPLLALMGAAGDVAGPALTYLKIRAWAGPALLISTAAHGAFRGFQDTRTPMWVTVMLNLINLVLDPLLIFGLGWGIAGAAIATVVAQWSGALLFLWLLLVRRREAMRVPLLAPSLSGMLPLVRVGSALLLRTGALVGTMTLATAVAARQGAESVAAHQVANQLWGFFALLIDALAIAGQALLANFIGRDDVKEARAMGARLLQWGLATGLVLGASIWLSGGLLAEAFSTDAEVIAGILMLIPFVAVLQPLNALVFVWDGLYMGTQAFGFLARAMLLSAGVAGALLLATNPLGWGLIGVWSAITSLMIVRGLTLGVPWATRRVPGLD